Proteins encoded by one window of Dioscorea cayenensis subsp. rotundata cultivar TDr96_F1 chromosome 20, TDr96_F1_v2_PseudoChromosome.rev07_lg8_w22 25.fasta, whole genome shotgun sequence:
- the LOC120251312 gene encoding uncharacterized protein LOC120251312, whose protein sequence is MIQRKLPEKLTDPGSFIIPCLIRECTQEKALADSMANINVMVYKLFLKLGLEDMRPAQMTIQLADGSIKKPRGVVEDVLVRVDKLIIPIEFVILDVDDDVEVPLILGRPFLNTTGALIDVKCWMMKLRVGDKEFIFTMIAHY, encoded by the coding sequence ATGATTCAGAGGAAGCTCCCTGAGAAGTTGACTGACCCCGggagtttcattattccatgttTGATTAGGGAGTGCACGCAAGAAAAGGCCTTGGCAGATTCTATGGCCAACATCAATGTAATGGTCTACAAGCTATTTCTGAAATTGGGATTGGAAGACATGCGGCCTGCACAGATGACAATACAACTTGCGGACGGGTCTATAAAGAAACCTCGAGGTGTTGTCGAGGATGTGCTAGTTAGAGTAGACAAGCTCATTATCCCGATTGAGTTTGTTAttcttgatgtggatgatgatgttgaagtcccATTGATCCTTGGGCGACCATTTCTTAACACCACAGGCGCCCTCATTGATGTAAAATGTTGGATGATGAAATTGAGGGTGGGGGATAAGGAATTCATTTTTACGATGATTGCACACTATTAA